The Clostridiaceae bacterium HFYG-1003 genome includes a window with the following:
- a CDS encoding stage 0 sporulation family protein translates to MINIVGVRFKKAGKIYYFDPKDLELELDEAVIVETTRGVELGIVSLTKKLVPQEDVRGELKPILRKATPEDLERSRRNEAREKEAMIVCKAKIEAHGLDMKLVDVEFTFDMNKVIFYFTADGRVDFRDLVKDLASVFRTRIELRQIGVRDEAKMKSGIGPCGRTLCCSSFLADFTSVSIKMAKEQNLSLNPTKISGICGRLMCCLKYEQDTYEEIRKRLPRQGSIVNTPMGRGEVLMNKTIKEQVKVKIFGEGEDVIEFFPISECEMIKGSYEDNSTGKKEPKPDAEETAASRKKDPKAGEPSPEPQAE, encoded by the coding sequence ATGATAAATATAGTCGGTGTCCGCTTCAAAAAGGCCGGGAAGATCTATTATTTTGATCCCAAGGACCTGGAACTGGAGCTGGATGAAGCCGTAATCGTGGAGACAACCCGGGGCGTGGAACTGGGCATTGTCTCTCTGACCAAAAAACTGGTTCCCCAGGAGGATGTCCGGGGAGAACTGAAACCGATCCTGCGCAAGGCCACCCCGGAGGATCTGGAGCGTTCGCGCCGGAACGAGGCTCGCGAAAAAGAAGCCATGATCGTGTGCAAGGCAAAAATCGAAGCCCACGGGTTGGACATGAAACTGGTGGATGTCGAATTCACCTTCGATATGAATAAAGTGATCTTCTATTTCACGGCGGATGGCCGGGTGGACTTCCGTGACCTGGTCAAAGATCTGGCGTCTGTATTCCGGACCCGGATTGAACTTCGTCAGATCGGGGTTCGGGATGAAGCCAAGATGAAATCCGGCATCGGACCCTGCGGCCGCACGCTGTGCTGCTCTTCGTTCCTGGCTGACTTTACCTCGGTATCGATCAAGATGGCCAAGGAGCAGAATCTGTCGCTCAATCCTACGAAGATTTCCGGCATCTGCGGCCGCCTGATGTGCTGTCTCAAGTACGAACAGGACACTTACGAAGAAATCCGCAAGCGCCTGCCCCGTCAGGGCAGCATCGTGAACACGCCAATGGGTCGGGGCGAAGTCCTGATGAACAAAACCATCAAGGAACAGGTCAAGGTCAAGATCTTTGGCGAAGGCGAAGATGTCATTGAGTTTTTCCCGATTTCTGAATGTGAGATGATTAAGGGAAGCTATGAAGACAATTCCACCGGTAAGAAGGAACCAAAACCGGACGCGGAGGAAACAGCTGCTTCCCGCAAGAAAGACCCGAAAGCCGGGGAACCGTCACCGGAACCACAAGCTGAATAG
- a CDS encoding cyclic-di-AMP receptor, which produces MKLVIAIVNDEDALDLLDELTDKEFRVTKLASTGGFLRSGNTTMMIGVENEKVQEVLTIIEETCKTRHQIVSNPSPLSTTTGVYVPYPVDIEVGGATVFVVDVENFVRV; this is translated from the coding sequence ATGAAACTTGTCATCGCCATCGTCAATGACGAAGATGCATTGGATTTACTGGATGAACTGACCGACAAAGAATTTCGGGTGACCAAGCTGGCTTCCACCGGCGGATTCCTGAGAAGCGGCAATACCACCATGATGATTGGTGTTGAGAACGAAAAAGTCCAGGAAGTTCTGACCATCATTGAAGAAACCTGCAAAACCAGACATCAGATCGTTTCCAATCCCTCACCCTTATCTACCACCACCGGTGTCTATGTGCCCTATCCCGTCGATATCGAGGTAGGTGGTGCCACCGTCTTCGTTGTGGACGTGGAGAATTTCGTCCGCGTGTAG
- a CDS encoding AAA family ATPase, translated as MIGFEQIRESLRGASKSGTLAHSHILVGPDGIGKSPMAKSLAGLILRPDSDAVRDYVDMIPVRPEGKSIGVDEVRRIIGEANVMPFEGSRKVIVIYNAELMTTQAQNALLKTIEEPAFGVFFILLTKTLDNLLPTIRSRCAIHRLFPMSREEMRRYIIQQYGLSGPSLDEAVAIARGIPGQADEFIKNPARRAAFDQVLEFLTNLAAVRSLQDRSALTILRQNKAVLEQGPESFLEGMLLAVRDLACLKTGEDYKNLIFLYNMERMKTLAGRYTMARLNRIVEVCESAGRLLEPGRNINRETVVDHTLFQLVEET; from the coding sequence GTGATTGGTTTTGAACAAATCAGAGAAAGTTTGCGGGGTGCCTCGAAAAGCGGCACCCTCGCTCATTCCCATATTCTGGTCGGACCTGACGGCATCGGCAAATCACCGATGGCGAAAAGCCTGGCCGGACTGATCCTGCGGCCGGACAGTGACGCGGTGCGGGACTATGTCGATATGATCCCGGTGCGGCCGGAAGGGAAATCCATCGGCGTGGACGAAGTGCGCCGCATCATCGGAGAAGCCAATGTCATGCCCTTTGAAGGCAGCCGCAAGGTCATCGTGATCTATAACGCCGAGCTGATGACGACTCAGGCTCAGAACGCCCTGCTCAAGACCATCGAAGAGCCGGCTTTCGGTGTTTTCTTTATTCTTCTGACCAAAACGCTGGATAATCTGCTGCCGACGATTCGATCCCGCTGCGCCATCCACCGGCTGTTTCCAATGTCCCGGGAAGAGATGAGACGCTACATCATTCAGCAGTACGGCCTGTCCGGCCCTTCGCTGGATGAGGCGGTCGCCATTGCCCGGGGAATTCCCGGGCAGGCCGATGAGTTCATTAAAAATCCGGCCCGGCGGGCAGCCTTTGACCAGGTGCTGGAATTTCTGACCAACCTGGCTGCCGTCCGCTCGCTGCAGGACCGCAGCGCCCTGACGATCCTCCGCCAGAATAAAGCAGTCCTGGAACAGGGACCGGAAAGTTTCCTGGAGGGAATGCTGCTTGCCGTCCGGGATCTCGCCTGCCTGAAAACAGGTGAAGATTACAAAAATCTGATCTTCCTGTATAATATGGAGAGGATGAAAACACTGGCTGGACGATATACAATGGCCAGGTTGAACCGAATCGTGGAAGTGTGTGAAAGTGCCGGACGACTGTTGGAGCCTGGACGCAACATTAATCGGGAAACCGTGGTGGATCATACGCTTTTTCAACTAGTGGAGGAAACTTAA